In Dryobates pubescens isolate bDryPub1 chromosome 6, bDryPub1.pri, whole genome shotgun sequence, a genomic segment contains:
- the TTC13 gene encoding tetratricopeptide repeat protein 13 isoform X1, protein MRPGKMAPASGAVAVRGLWVPLAVLALVCAAFALTEQYPTLSLLKQELHQQRQVPAGGCASAGEWAEQYSAECDSSFLHFHESDCDIGGSSSCESVLSFNTEKIVNQAKLLAEQKRFPFATDNDNTNEELAIAYVLIGNGLYDEAIRHFSTMLQEEPDLVSAIYGRGIAYGKKGLHDMKNAELALFELSRVVSLEPDHPEVFEQRAEILSPLGRISEALSDLTKAIQLQPSARLYRHRGTLYFISEDYAMAHEDFQHSLELNKNQPIAMLYKGLTFFHRGLLKEAIESFKEALKQKADFIDAYKSLGQAYRELGNFDAATESFQKALLLNQNHVQTLQLKGMMLYHHGSLDEALKNFKRCLQLEPYNEVCQYMKGLSHVAMGQFYEGIKAQTKVMLNDPLPGQKASPEYLKVKYLREYSRYLHAHLDTPLTEYNIDTDLPGNFKDHWAKNLPFLIENYEEQPGLQPHIKDVLFQNFESYKPDVQELICVADHLGSMMQYETPGFLPNKRIHRAMGLATLEVMQAVQRTWANSKVRMNGKTRLMQWRDMFDIAVKWRRIADPDQPVLWLDQMPARSLSRGFNNHINLIRGQVINMRYLEYFEKILRFIKDRILVYHGANNPKGLLEVREALEKVHKVEDLLPIMKQFNSKTRDGFTVNTKVPSLKDQGKEYDGFTITITGDKVGNILFSVETQTTEERTQLYHAEIDALYKDLTAKGKILILSAELGEVDAVCNLILSLVYYFYNLMPLSRGSSVIAYSVIMGALMASGKEVSGKIPKGRLVDFEAMTAPGSEAFSKIAKSWMNLKSISPSYKSLPSVSETFPTLRTMIEVLNTDSSHCLKKTIVVV, encoded by the exons aTTCATCATTTTTGCACTTCCATGAATCAGACTGTGACATTGGAGGGTCTTCGTCTTGTGAATCTGTGCTATCTTTCAACACAGAAAAAATTGTC AATCAAGCAAAGCTGCTTGCAGAGCAAAAACGGTTTCCATTTGCTACTGATAATGACAACACAAATGAAGAATTGG CAATTGCATATGTGTTGATTGGCAATGGCTTGTATGATGAAGCCATACGACATTTTTCAACGATGCTGCAG GAAGAACCAGATCTGGTCAGTGCAATTTACGGACGAGGCATAGCATATGGAAAAAAAGGACTACAT gaTATGAAAAATGCTGAACTTGCTCTGTTTGAGCTCAGTAGAGTGGTTAGTCTAGAACCAGATCATCCTGAAGTCTTTGAACAGCGAGCAGAA ATATTGTCCCCGCTCGGACGAATCAGTGAAGCATTATCAGATCTCACCAAAGCTATTCAGCTACAACCATCAGCACGACTCTACAGGCACAGAGGTACTCTTTACTTCATATCTGAG GATTATGCAATGGCCCATGAAGATTTTCAGCACTCATTGGAACTGAACAAAAATCAGCCTATAGCTATGCTTTATAAAGGCTTAACCTTTTTTCACAGAGGACTTTTAAAG GAAGCCATTGAATCGTTCAAAGAAGCTCTGAAACAGAAAGCAGACTTCATAGATGCGTATAAAAGTCTAGGGCAAGCCTACAG AGAACTTGGCAACTTTGATGCTGCGACAGAGAGCTTCCAGAAGGCTTTGCTGCTAAATCAAAATCACGTTCAGACACTACAGCTCAAAGGAATGATGCTTTATCATCATGGTAGCTTAGATGAAGCACTAAAGAATTTTAAG AGATGTCTGCAGCTAGAACCATATAATGAAGTATGCCAATACATGAAAGGGCTCAGCCATGTTGCAATGGGACAGTTTTATGAAGGCATAAAAGCTCAGACTAAAGTTATGTTAAATGATCCGCTACCAGGTCAGAAGGCCAGCCCAGAATATCTGAAAGTTAAATACCTCCGAG AGTATTCTAGATACTTGCATGCACATTTGGATACTCCTCTGACAGAGTATAATATTGATACGGATCTTCCTGGAAATTTCAAGGACCACTGGGCCaaaaatcttccttttcttATAGAAAACTATGAAGAACAGCCAGGGTTACAGCCACATATAAA AGATGTGTTATTTCAGAATTTTGAAAGCTATAAGCCTGATGTGCAAGAACTCATATGTGTAGCAGATCATCTGGGTTCCATGATGCAGTATGAGACACCAGGATTTCTTCCAAATAAAAGAATACATAGAG CAATGGGATTGGCCACGCTAGAAGTGATGCAAGCTGTGCAGCGGACTTGGGCAAACTCTAAAGTTCGTATGAATGGCAAAACCAGACTGATGCAGTGGAGAGATATGTTTGATATTGCTGTGAAGTGGCGAAG GATAGCTGACCCTGACCAACCTGTGCTTTGGTTGGACCAAATGCCTGCCCGAAGCCTTAGCAGAGGTTTCAATAATCACATTAACTTAATCAG GGGACAGGTCATCAACATGCGGTATCTGGAATATTTTGAGAAAATTCTTCGGTTTATCAAAGATAGGATCCTTGTTTATCATGG tgctAATAACCCAAAAGGACTATTAGAGGTTCGAGAAGCTTTGGAAAAGGTACATAAAGTAGAAGATCTTCTTCCCATCATGAAg cagTTTAACAGTAAAACAAGGGATGGGTTTACTGTGAACACAAAAGTCCCCAGCCTCAAGGATCAAGGGAAAGAATATGATGGATTCACAATTACAATAACAGGAGATAa AGTGGGGAACATACTGTTTTCAGTAGAAACTCAGACAACAGAAGAGAGAACACAGCTGTATCATGCAGAAATAGATGCACTATATAAGGATCTAACAGCTAAAGGAAAAATCCTAATTCTGTCTGCAGAGTTGGGG GAAGTAGATGCAGTTTGCAACTTGATCCTGTCGTTAGTTTATTACTTCTATAATTTAATGCCACTTTCAAGAGGATCTAG tgtgATAGCTTATTCAGTGATCATGGGAGCACTCATGGCAAGTGGAAAAGAAGTATCAGGAAAAATCCCTAAAGGAAGG CTGGTGGATTTTGAAGCAATGACAGCACCAGGGTCTGAAGCTTTTAGCAAAATAGCAAAGAGTTGGATGAATCTAAAAAG tATTTCACCTTCTTACAAGAGCCTACCATCAGTATCAGAGacctttccaaccctgagaaCGATGATTGAAGTACTAAATACAGACTCATCTCATTGTCTAAAAAAAACTATAGTTGTTGTATAA
- the TTC13 gene encoding tetratricopeptide repeat protein 13 isoform X2 yields MAPASGAVAVRGLWVPLAVLALVCAAFALTEQYPTLSLLKQELHQQRQVPAGGCASAGEWAEQYSAECDSSFLHFHESDCDIGGSSSCESVLSFNTEKIVNQAKLLAEQKRFPFATDNDNTNEELAIAYVLIGNGLYDEAIRHFSTMLQEEPDLVSAIYGRGIAYGKKGLHDMKNAELALFELSRVVSLEPDHPEVFEQRAEILSPLGRISEALSDLTKAIQLQPSARLYRHRGTLYFISEDYAMAHEDFQHSLELNKNQPIAMLYKGLTFFHRGLLKEAIESFKEALKQKADFIDAYKSLGQAYRELGNFDAATESFQKALLLNQNHVQTLQLKGMMLYHHGSLDEALKNFKRCLQLEPYNEVCQYMKGLSHVAMGQFYEGIKAQTKVMLNDPLPGQKASPEYLKVKYLREYSRYLHAHLDTPLTEYNIDTDLPGNFKDHWAKNLPFLIENYEEQPGLQPHIKDVLFQNFESYKPDVQELICVADHLGSMMQYETPGFLPNKRIHRAMGLATLEVMQAVQRTWANSKVRMNGKTRLMQWRDMFDIAVKWRRIADPDQPVLWLDQMPARSLSRGFNNHINLIRGQVINMRYLEYFEKILRFIKDRILVYHGANNPKGLLEVREALEKVHKVEDLLPIMKFNSKTRDGFTVNTKVPSLKDQGKEYDGFTITITGDKVGNILFSVETQTTEERTQLYHAEIDALYKDLTAKGKILILSAELGEVDAVCNLILSLVYYFYNLMPLSRGSSVIAYSVIMGALMASGKEVSGKIPKGRLVDFEAMTAPGSEAFSKIAKSWMNLKSISPSYKSLPSVSETFPTLRTMIEVLNTDSSHCLKKTIVVV; encoded by the exons aTTCATCATTTTTGCACTTCCATGAATCAGACTGTGACATTGGAGGGTCTTCGTCTTGTGAATCTGTGCTATCTTTCAACACAGAAAAAATTGTC AATCAAGCAAAGCTGCTTGCAGAGCAAAAACGGTTTCCATTTGCTACTGATAATGACAACACAAATGAAGAATTGG CAATTGCATATGTGTTGATTGGCAATGGCTTGTATGATGAAGCCATACGACATTTTTCAACGATGCTGCAG GAAGAACCAGATCTGGTCAGTGCAATTTACGGACGAGGCATAGCATATGGAAAAAAAGGACTACAT gaTATGAAAAATGCTGAACTTGCTCTGTTTGAGCTCAGTAGAGTGGTTAGTCTAGAACCAGATCATCCTGAAGTCTTTGAACAGCGAGCAGAA ATATTGTCCCCGCTCGGACGAATCAGTGAAGCATTATCAGATCTCACCAAAGCTATTCAGCTACAACCATCAGCACGACTCTACAGGCACAGAGGTACTCTTTACTTCATATCTGAG GATTATGCAATGGCCCATGAAGATTTTCAGCACTCATTGGAACTGAACAAAAATCAGCCTATAGCTATGCTTTATAAAGGCTTAACCTTTTTTCACAGAGGACTTTTAAAG GAAGCCATTGAATCGTTCAAAGAAGCTCTGAAACAGAAAGCAGACTTCATAGATGCGTATAAAAGTCTAGGGCAAGCCTACAG AGAACTTGGCAACTTTGATGCTGCGACAGAGAGCTTCCAGAAGGCTTTGCTGCTAAATCAAAATCACGTTCAGACACTACAGCTCAAAGGAATGATGCTTTATCATCATGGTAGCTTAGATGAAGCACTAAAGAATTTTAAG AGATGTCTGCAGCTAGAACCATATAATGAAGTATGCCAATACATGAAAGGGCTCAGCCATGTTGCAATGGGACAGTTTTATGAAGGCATAAAAGCTCAGACTAAAGTTATGTTAAATGATCCGCTACCAGGTCAGAAGGCCAGCCCAGAATATCTGAAAGTTAAATACCTCCGAG AGTATTCTAGATACTTGCATGCACATTTGGATACTCCTCTGACAGAGTATAATATTGATACGGATCTTCCTGGAAATTTCAAGGACCACTGGGCCaaaaatcttccttttcttATAGAAAACTATGAAGAACAGCCAGGGTTACAGCCACATATAAA AGATGTGTTATTTCAGAATTTTGAAAGCTATAAGCCTGATGTGCAAGAACTCATATGTGTAGCAGATCATCTGGGTTCCATGATGCAGTATGAGACACCAGGATTTCTTCCAAATAAAAGAATACATAGAG CAATGGGATTGGCCACGCTAGAAGTGATGCAAGCTGTGCAGCGGACTTGGGCAAACTCTAAAGTTCGTATGAATGGCAAAACCAGACTGATGCAGTGGAGAGATATGTTTGATATTGCTGTGAAGTGGCGAAG GATAGCTGACCCTGACCAACCTGTGCTTTGGTTGGACCAAATGCCTGCCCGAAGCCTTAGCAGAGGTTTCAATAATCACATTAACTTAATCAG GGGACAGGTCATCAACATGCGGTATCTGGAATATTTTGAGAAAATTCTTCGGTTTATCAAAGATAGGATCCTTGTTTATCATGG tgctAATAACCCAAAAGGACTATTAGAGGTTCGAGAAGCTTTGGAAAAGGTACATAAAGTAGAAGATCTTCTTCCCATCATGAAg TTTAACAGTAAAACAAGGGATGGGTTTACTGTGAACACAAAAGTCCCCAGCCTCAAGGATCAAGGGAAAGAATATGATGGATTCACAATTACAATAACAGGAGATAa AGTGGGGAACATACTGTTTTCAGTAGAAACTCAGACAACAGAAGAGAGAACACAGCTGTATCATGCAGAAATAGATGCACTATATAAGGATCTAACAGCTAAAGGAAAAATCCTAATTCTGTCTGCAGAGTTGGGG GAAGTAGATGCAGTTTGCAACTTGATCCTGTCGTTAGTTTATTACTTCTATAATTTAATGCCACTTTCAAGAGGATCTAG tgtgATAGCTTATTCAGTGATCATGGGAGCACTCATGGCAAGTGGAAAAGAAGTATCAGGAAAAATCCCTAAAGGAAGG CTGGTGGATTTTGAAGCAATGACAGCACCAGGGTCTGAAGCTTTTAGCAAAATAGCAAAGAGTTGGATGAATCTAAAAAG tATTTCACCTTCTTACAAGAGCCTACCATCAGTATCAGAGacctttccaaccctgagaaCGATGATTGAAGTACTAAATACAGACTCATCTCATTGTCTAAAAAAAACTATAGTTGTTGTATAA